From Bdellovibrio sp. KM01:
TACGAGCGTCTTTATCATGAAGCGTGTTGGGATCATTCATCGTTTCTTTGGTGATCCCATAGAAATCTTCAGGTTGCGGCTCACGCACGATCGGTGCATTTTCTGTGATCTCGGCATTCCAGAATTCTTCAAAGCTTGTCAGCATGTCTTTAACGATGGAACCCTTCACTACGATATCCGTATCCAAAAAATTATACTCTGAACTTAAATCAAAGTATTCATCGGCGATATTACGACCACCGGTGATTCCTTCGATTCCATCCACGATCAAAGTTTTTCTGTGACTACGGAATTGAACGGTAACGACACGAACCAAGACCGCCGGATTATAGTAGTGAACTTCGATCCCGGCCTCTTTCAAAACAGAAGCATAGTATTTATTCAACTCAAAGATCGGCAAAGAGGTATCAACGATAACACGGACTTTAACACCCTGACGGGCTTTACGAATCAAAGCATCCGTGATCAAACGGCCCGCTGAATCGATGCTGTAAATGAAGTATTCCATCTCGATCGATTTCTTGGCATTTTCAATCATATCCAAGCGCTTTTTCAAAGCGGCGATACCACTATCAATCAGCGTTACTTGTTGAGGTTCCGTGCGACGGCGATAAACACCCTCGGAGTCCTTCATGTTACGAGAAGCCGTGGCTGTGCTCGCGACAATCATAACTGCAGTCATTAAATACAGACTTGTTTTCACCAAGACCTCCGTTATAGGGAACGCGCAGGAAATTCATCTCCAACTATGCAATTTGACGGCCATTTCATTGCAAACTCACAGCAGCTGACGGGTAATAATCTGGGGGCCTAGGCATAATTTTCAAGGGTGTTCAAAGACTTAACAGTTCAAGTCTTTGATGGGTGGTGTTTGATCGCAGGGACGACTGAATACATAAGGAAATTTAAAAATCACTATGCGATGCTGTGACCGTTTTGATCAACAACCCAATGACAGGAGGTCATTATGTTTTCCAAAGTGATAGCCGCAGCGGTCCTACTTTCATCATCTTTTGCATTCGCCTACCCTACTGTGGGTGACAAGGTATCTTGGAAAGGTGCGGAAGATAAATTAGATGGCACCAGCACTCCAATTACTGCCACCAAAGAAGTCACTAAGTGGGATTTGGCGGCCCACAAATGGACCGTCAAATTCGACATGACCAAAGGTGATCAGACAACAACTGAAGAATATATGGCTTCATACCTTTGGAATCCCGACGAGTGGGCGATGTTGATGGCGAAATGCGCGGAAAAAGGCGGTACGATGGAAGACGTGACGGTAACAACCGGCACTTACAATGCCTGTCGCATGACGGTGACGGCCGATGATGGCCGTATTATCAAAACTTGGATGGGCGACGTTCCATTTGGTTTGATAAAAAAAGAAATCACCAACGTCACCGAAGGTACAAAAACTCACATGGAACTTGAAACTATCACTCATGGTCCAACACCAGCTCCAGGCTTAGAGTAAGAAAAAAAAGAGCGAGGAGACCACCCCTCGCTCTTAAACTTCTATTTTCAATTTTCCATTTTCGCGACTTAAGCTGCTTTCTTATGATCACCATGAACAAAGACATTCATCTCGTCCGTAGCACCTTTCATAATATTAGCCTGGTTGCTGATGTCTGTCGAAGTACCCGCGATCTCCTCAGATGAAGCCGCATTCGACTGCACCGAGGCATCTAATTGATTCATCGCTTTGGAAATCTGTTGAATCCCCGTCGCCTGCTCTTCACTGGCTGTGGAAATTTCCATATTCAGATCCGATACTTTTTTAACCGACGTCACGATACCCTTTAGAACTTCACCAGAGCGATGCGCCTGTTGCGTTCCATTTTGAATTTTTGAAACGTTGGATTTAATCAACGTGTTGATGTCTTTAGCGGCTACAGCAGATCTTTGCGCCAAAGCTCGAACGGCCTCAGCAACCACCGCGAAACCTTTCCCCTGCTCACCCGCACGAGCGGCCTCCACGGCGGCGTTCAATGCCAGCAAATTTGTTTGGAAAGCGATATCATCAATAACGTTGATAATTTCTTCGATCTCCTTCGAGGATTTTGAAATGTCATCCATTGATTGCATCAAGGAGCTCATTTCCACTTCTCCGCGCCCCGCCGATTCAGAGGACTGTGCCGAAAGCTGGGCGGCTTGTTTCGCGTTATCTGAATTCATTCGCACCATGGAACTCATTTCTTCCAAGGCGGCCACTGTTTCTTCTAACGAGGCAGCAGATTCACTTGCGGACTGGGAAAGACCTTGTCCTGCCAATGACAATTGCTCAATAGCTTCCGTCACATGATCACCGGTTTTTGAAAGACGATCTGTGATACCACTGACTGCTTTAGAAATATAACGAGCAATTAATAGAACCGCGACCAACAAGATCAAAGTTCCCGCCACGGCGATCATCACTTGATTCCAGATCATCGCGCGCGCATCCGCCATCACCGTTTTTAGCGGGGTACGAATTACCAAAGACCACGGAGCTTCTGTAGCCCCCATCGTCATTGGTGAAACCACGTACAAGCAGTCTTCATTCAAATCTGGATCAAAACCTGTCACAACCAAGCTTTCGCCTTTGGCAAAAGCAGCTTTGAATTTTTCTGGAGCCACCGCAAAATTAGAGGCCTTCGTTAACATCTTTTCATCAGGATGAGCCACGAAGTTACCGCTGGTTGTAAGTAAGTAAGCGGATGAAGTTTCGAAGGGTTTAATTTTAACAGCATCACGCTGCAGGTCTTTCAGCGGCAAATCCACACCTGCAACACCGGCAACTTTACCGTCGATGAATATTGGTACCACCGCCGAGGTCATCAACACTTGTACACCATCAATTGGATACAAATACGGTTCGACCATCGTTTCTTTACCACGAGCCTTGGGAACCAAATAATAATCCCCAGCACCGGCTTTTTCATAATCAACCAATGGCCCCAATGTCGCTTTGCCATTAGTGTAACTTAGATAAGGAATAAAGCGGCCGGTTTTATCTGAACCTTCGCTGTTCACGAAGCTCGCATCTTTGCCGTCCCATGCGTTTGGCTCCCATGCTGTCCAAACACCAATCAACCCCTTGTTGGATTCCAGGATGTTACGGAAAGAGTGCTCCAAAGGACCCCGTTCAGTATGATTAAATTTTTTAGCCGCTTGCAAATGTTGCGCAAGAGTTCGTGCGATACCCAAGCCCTGCTCGACTCCGACCCGCATTTCGTTGGCATAGGCTTTAGCAATCGCTGTCGATTTATCAACTGCCTGGCGCTCAGCCGTGCCAAGACTGTTTTGCGCGACCAAATAGTTCATCGCAGTAAAAACCAGAATTGCGATGGCGATGATCGGCACGGACATTTTAAGTTGAATAGAATGATTTTTCTTCAAACTGGCACCTTCCGGAAAGATTAGAATCTTCCTTCTTTTCGGAAAAATGCGATTAATTATAGAGGGCTATGGGGTCTAGGCTTTCTCCTGTCCCGCTAAAGTGGAGTAGAAAACCTCGACCAATGGCTTGTTGCTGGAGTTCTTTTTATAATAGAACATCAGGTCCATTTCATAGGCGAGATCTTTCACGTACACACGATTCAAACGACCCGAACGAACCTGCTTTTTAATCGAGTGAGCGGGCAAGAAGCCCCATCCCAGCCCTGCCTCGATCACCCGCTTCAATGTTCCCACGTTAGCGGATTCAAAGATTGCATGGGCTTTGGAAGACTCCATCTTTTCTTTCAACATTCTGTTAAAGCGTGGGAATTCTTGAGTGAAATCCACGACCGGGAACTCACCCAAATCTTTCGATGTGATTTGCTGGGGCATTTTTTCGTCTTTGTTGGAGCCAACAAGCCACATTTCCTCTTTGACCAGGAACTTTTGTTCGACGCCGTCCAACTCTTCAGCGAATTCCGTTTTGGTATCTGGAAGGATGATTACGTCGTATAAAGACTTTTTAAAATTCTTAATCAGATCTTCCCCGGATTCGTAATCAATCTTCAAAGACAAATCGGGGTTATGACGCATCAACCGCCCGACAATAGGACTCATCAAATGCAAACCAATCGAATTCAAGGTTCCAATGCGCAATTGTCCTTTCATTTGATTGCCGATGGACTTGATCGCCACCTCTGCCTGTTGGGTCAAATGAATGATCTTTTTAGCATAGTCATACAGAACCTCCCCTTGCGGAGTGGCTTTGATTTGACGAACCCCTCGTACCAATAGCTCACAACCTAGATCTTCCTCCAGGTTACGAATCTGCTGACTGACTGCAGGTTGAGTAAGATAAAGTTTGTCGGCCGCGGCAGTCATGCTGCCCTCGCTGATCACAGTCACAAAGGTTGTTAGCTGATACAGGTTCTTCACGACAATTTTCTCCTTTGCGCTTTGATCCCAGCGGATTTTGTTATTATACTTACAAACGTCTGCATCTGGAGGTTTCAGAATGAAGTTTCGCTCGTTAGCACCGCTGGCCATTATTCTACTCAGTTTTAGCGCCAATGCAAAAGTCTTCCGCAATGCTTATGTCTCTTTTGAACTTCCTGATACGTGGAAGTGCAACCTGGAACAAACGGAATGGGTTTGCCGAAGTGAACAAACCAAAGAATCCAAAGAAGCCATTATCATTTTGACAGCGAAAGAGGTGGGACCCACTGACAGTTACCCACTTTATCAAGCACATTTGGACTCCCCGATTGCTGTAACCTTTAAGGGCGGTGGCGGAACGGTTTCAAAAGTCGTCTATAAAAGTAAGCAAGAAAACATCAACAGCCAGATGTGGGTTGATTCCCTGCACATGAATTCCGAAGTTCCAAACTACTTCACTCGTTATGTGGCAACGATCAAAAACAAAATCGCGATTCTGGTAACGTTCTCGGCTCACAAACAATATTACACGAAGTACAGCCAAGACTTCTTTAAAGCCATCCAAAGCTTACAAGTGATCGCGTCTCCGACATTGGGGAATGGAAACAACCCAAGCCAAGTACGCCCCGGCAGCGAAACTTTCGGTTACGGATCTGGCCAAGGTATGCCTGGTGATATGTACCAAGAACAAAGCACTGGCGGTAAAAGTAACAAGATGTTGATGTTACTGGGTGCCTTAGCTTTGGCAGTTTTGGGAGCAGTGATCTTTATCCGCTCTAAGAAAAATAAACGCAAATAGCTCTAAACTTTGAAACAACAAAAAGAAAAAGCCCACTCTTCGGAGTGGGCTTTTTTTTATTTCATTTGTTTGGTGAATTGTTATTTCGCCATTCTTACGATTTCAGGCTTGTAGGCCTTAAACTGTGGAATGATCGATTCATTTCCGTAAACAATCACTTTGAACTTAGTCGGATCCACGTGGCGTTTCATCGCGGCATTCGTGTCCTTCTGCTTAAGTTTGTTCACATTGGAAATATAATCCGTCAGATAGTCATAAGAAATATTGTAGTAATCCAAGACTAAAAGGTTATAAGCCAGGCGATCCGATGTTTCGATGGCTCTTGGGAACTGCCCCACCAACTGGTTACGCGCGGCCACTGTTTCCTGTTCTGTGGCTCCGCCTTCAACGTATTCTTTCACCACTTTCAATGTCTCATCCAAGGCTTTGGCAGCAGTTTCATTCTTTGTAAATGTGGAGATATCAAAACTTCCGCGATCTTTTCTGGCATCAAAGCCGGAATAAATCGAATAAGTCAGGCCCAGGTCATCACGCACTTTTTGATTCAAGCGGCTGCCAAAGCTTCCACCCAAAGTTTCATTAGCCATACGCAAAGGGATAAAGTCATTATCTTTGCGTTCGATCCCTACTTGCGAAACGCGAATTTGCGTTTGCTGCAAACCTTTCTTAACGATCAGTTTCACTTTCAACTCGTCGATAGCTGGAGCTGGCGACGCCGCTATTTCCGGAGTCGTGCGTTTTGTCCATTTGCCCATAGCTTCTTGAAGTTGTTTTTCAAATTCATCATCAAACTGCCCCACCACAGCCATAGTCGCATTGTTGGGACGATAGAAAGTCAGGTAGTGCTTGATGATGTCTTGCTTACGAAGAGCGCGCAAACCTTCTGTCGTACCACTGGTGTCGCGACCATAAGGATGATCGCCATAAAGGAATTTATCCATTTGCTCGTCAGCAAAGGCAGATGGATTGTCGACCTTTTTTTGCAGGCTGGCCAGAATTTGGGAACGCAGGCGATTGATTTCGATATCTTTAAATGCAGGATTCATTAAGACATCAGAAAACAACTGCAAAAGCTGAGTTGAATTGCTGGTCAAGGCATCCGCATAAACTGTCGTCACGTCATAACCGGGGCTGACATCCAAGGACGTACCCATTTGGCCGAACTCGTCGGCGATCTTCATTGCATCACGAGTCTGCGTGCCTTGTTCCAAAAGATAAGCTGTCATGGCATTTAGGCCCGCCAGATCTTTCGGTTCTTGCATATTTCCGGTCTTGAATAAAACCGTCAAACTTAAGCGCGGCAGACTGTTGTCACGAACATAAATGATTTTAAGTCCGTTTTCCAGAACCACTTCTTTAAACGGCATCAGTTTAAAAGTTCCAGCACTGCGAGGTGCAGAATACCCGGCAGTCGATTGTTCAGAACCACCGGTTTTTGATTTCTTACCAGCACAGGAAGCCAAAGCCACACAAACGATTGGCAACGTCAGGGTTTGAGCAAGTTTATTCATTTGCGGCACCTTTTTTCTCTTTCGGCTCTAGAACGATGATGGAGCGTTGAGTTTGGTTCGTGTATTTTTCGCTGACTCGTTTGATATCATCCGCAGTCACAGCCTGATATTTTTCCATGTCTTTAAATAGATTGTCGTA
This genomic window contains:
- a CDS encoding LPXTG cell wall anchor domain-containing protein; translated protein: MKFRSLAPLAIILLSFSANAKVFRNAYVSFELPDTWKCNLEQTEWVCRSEQTKESKEAIIILTAKEVGPTDSYPLYQAHLDSPIAVTFKGGGGTVSKVVYKSKQENINSQMWVDSLHMNSEVPNYFTRYVATIKNKIAILVTFSAHKQYYTKYSQDFFKAIQSLQVIASPTLGNGNNPSQVRPGSETFGYGSGQGMPGDMYQEQSTGGKSNKMLMLLGALALAVLGAVIFIRSKKNKRK
- a CDS encoding LysR family transcriptional regulator — its product is MKNLYQLTTFVTVISEGSMTAAADKLYLTQPAVSQQIRNLEEDLGCELLVRGVRQIKATPQGEVLYDYAKKIIHLTQQAEVAIKSIGNQMKGQLRIGTLNSIGLHLMSPIVGRLMRHNPDLSLKIDYESGEDLIKNFKKSLYDVIILPDTKTEFAEELDGVEQKFLVKEEMWLVGSNKDEKMPQQITSKDLGEFPVVDFTQEFPRFNRMLKEKMESSKAHAIFESANVGTLKRVIEAGLGWGFLPAHSIKKQVRSGRLNRVYVKDLAYEMDLMFYYKKNSSNKPLVEVFYSTLAGQEKA
- a CDS encoding pitrilysin family protein → MNKLAQTLTLPIVCVALASCAGKKSKTGGSEQSTAGYSAPRSAGTFKLMPFKEVVLENGLKIIYVRDNSLPRLSLTVLFKTGNMQEPKDLAGLNAMTAYLLEQGTQTRDAMKIADEFGQMGTSLDVSPGYDVTTVYADALTSNSTQLLQLFSDVLMNPAFKDIEINRLRSQILASLQKKVDNPSAFADEQMDKFLYGDHPYGRDTSGTTEGLRALRKQDIIKHYLTFYRPNNATMAVVGQFDDEFEKQLQEAMGKWTKRTTPEIAASPAPAIDELKVKLIVKKGLQQTQIRVSQVGIERKDNDFIPLRMANETLGGSFGSRLNQKVRDDLGLTYSIYSGFDARKDRGSFDISTFTKNETAAKALDETLKVVKEYVEGGATEQETVAARNQLVGQFPRAIETSDRLAYNLLVLDYYNISYDYLTDYISNVNKLKQKDTNAAMKRHVDPTKFKVIVYGNESIIPQFKAYKPEIVRMAK
- a CDS encoding methyl-accepting chemotaxis protein; translation: MKKNHSIQLKMSVPIIAIAILVFTAMNYLVAQNSLGTAERQAVDKSTAIAKAYANEMRVGVEQGLGIARTLAQHLQAAKKFNHTERGPLEHSFRNILESNKGLIGVWTAWEPNAWDGKDASFVNSEGSDKTGRFIPYLSYTNGKATLGPLVDYEKAGAGDYYLVPKARGKETMVEPYLYPIDGVQVLMTSAVVPIFIDGKVAGVAGVDLPLKDLQRDAVKIKPFETSSAYLLTTSGNFVAHPDEKMLTKASNFAVAPEKFKAAFAKGESLVVTGFDPDLNEDCLYVVSPMTMGATEAPWSLVIRTPLKTVMADARAMIWNQVMIAVAGTLILLVAVLLIARYISKAVSGITDRLSKTGDHVTEAIEQLSLAGQGLSQSASESAASLEETVAALEEMSSMVRMNSDNAKQAAQLSAQSSESAGRGEVEMSSLMQSMDDISKSSKEIEEIINVIDDIAFQTNLLALNAAVEAARAGEQGKGFAVVAEAVRALAQRSAVAAKDINTLIKSNVSKIQNGTQQAHRSGEVLKGIVTSVKKVSDLNMEISTASEEQATGIQQISKAMNQLDASVQSNAASSEEIAGTSTDISNQANIMKGATDEMNVFVHGDHKKAA